Proteins found in one Gemmatimonadaceae bacterium genomic segment:
- a CDS encoding dipeptidase, which produces MLRSRLLRALTLCLASAAIAGAQDDPALAAKARAIHAKAIKIDTHVDFNPAQMIGPPPNYVTGIERNKVDLPKMERDGLDAVFFSIYVGQRQDFSDSGYAAAKAGDLEKFDAVHTLAEKMAPDRIAIAYTAADVRKIHAAGRKVALMGVENGYGIGTDLTNVKLFYDRGARYLSLAHDGHNQLTDSGTGETDGVWRWNGLSPLGRQVVAEANRLGIMLDISHPSKASNLQVMALSKAPVIASHSGVRALCDVRRNLDDEQLLALKKNGGVAQMVALSGFVKVPAPDSPERAAAIAALRAELGMPPRGGQGQTAQAAGQTAGQGAARRPGGAPNDSLMAVYRQKLAAIDAQFPPPPRATVKDFVDHIDYAVKLIGIDHVGISSDFDGGGGVVGYDNASESINVTLELVRRGYSEKDIIALWGGNLLRVMEAVEKIAKR; this is translated from the coding sequence ATGCTGCGCTCGCGTCTGCTCCGCGCCCTCACGCTGTGCCTGGCGTCCGCCGCCATCGCCGGCGCGCAGGACGATCCCGCGCTCGCCGCCAAGGCGCGTGCCATCCACGCCAAGGCCATCAAGATCGACACCCACGTGGATTTCAATCCGGCGCAGATGATCGGGCCGCCTCCGAACTACGTCACCGGCATCGAGCGCAACAAGGTGGACCTGCCGAAGATGGAGCGGGACGGACTCGACGCCGTCTTCTTCAGCATTTACGTCGGACAGCGGCAGGACTTCAGCGATTCGGGTTACGCCGCCGCGAAGGCGGGCGACCTCGAGAAGTTTGACGCGGTGCATACACTCGCCGAGAAAATGGCGCCCGACCGGATCGCGATCGCGTACACCGCCGCCGACGTGCGGAAGATTCATGCTGCGGGCAGGAAGGTGGCGCTGATGGGCGTGGAGAACGGCTATGGCATCGGCACCGACCTCACGAACGTGAAGCTGTTCTACGACCGCGGCGCGCGGTATCTCTCGCTGGCGCACGACGGCCACAACCAGCTTACCGACTCCGGCACCGGCGAGACCGACGGCGTCTGGCGCTGGAACGGTCTCAGCCCGCTGGGCCGGCAGGTGGTGGCGGAAGCGAACCGGCTCGGCATCATGCTGGACATCTCGCACCCGTCCAAGGCGTCAAACCTGCAGGTGATGGCGCTGTCGAAGGCGCCGGTGATCGCGTCACACTCGGGCGTGCGGGCGCTGTGCGACGTGCGCCGCAACCTCGATGACGAGCAGCTGCTGGCGCTCAAGAAGAACGGCGGCGTGGCGCAGATGGTGGCGCTGAGCGGCTTCGTGAAAGTGCCGGCCCCTGACTCGCCGGAGCGCGCGGCGGCCATCGCGGCACTGCGCGCCGAGTTGGGAATGCCGCCACGCGGAGGTCAGGGTCAGACAGCCCAGGCTGCCGGCCAAACCGCCGGCCAGGGCGCCGCCCGCCGCCCCGGTGGCGCACCAAACGACTCGCTGATGGCGGTCTACCGGCAGAAGCTCGCGGCCATCGACGCCCAGTTCCCGCCGCCGCCGCGCGCGACGGTGAAAGACTTCGTGGACCACATCGACTACGCCGTGAAGCTCATCGGCATCGATCACGTCGGCATCTCGTCCGATTTCGACGGCGGCGGCGGTGTGGTGGGCTACGACAACGCCAGCGAATCGATCAACGTGACCCTCGAGCTCGTGCGGCGCGGCTACAGCGAGAAGGACATCATTGCGCTGTGGGGAGGAAATTTGCTGCGGGTGATGGAGGCGGTTGAGAAGATTGCGAAGAGATGA
- a CDS encoding glycosyl hydrolase encodes MRARLPWLPWIPLSLLLALPLGAQRPKTPSVAPAAAVAFDSSAFRALQWRNIGPFRGGRAVAVTGVTGQPFTYYAGYTGGGVWKTDDAGLSWRNISDGYFKTSSIGAITVAESDPNVVYVGTGEHAVRGQSSSFGDGVYKSTDAGKTWVRIGLEKTKQISNIRVHPRNADLVYVAAQGERWTGTPDRGVYRSSDGGKTWSLVLKGENATSGASALSMDPTNPRVLYAAFWDHQRLPWMVRSGGPGSGIWKSTDGGDTWTRLTDGLPKLMGKIGVDVSPANPERVYAIVEAEKGGLYRSDDAGKTWRLLSEDRLIQTRSWYYMNITADPRNADVVWVMNAPVMRSIDGGRTFATVEAKHGDNHQLWINPSDSRYVINANDGGASISLDGGKSWSTQDNQPTAQFYHVAVDDVYPYRLYAGQQDNSSVIIKSRTDGGSIGADDWQSGPGCESANVGVDRKNPRYVYGGCYQGIIDELDMQTGLPREIMPYPALNLTEPSDQTRYRYNWTAPIVVSQHDGRVVYHGGNVLFKTSDRGRHWAPISPDLTRNDKATQGFGGGPITNEGAGGEIYNTIVTISESPRDASVLWVGTDDGLVQVTRDGGKSWTNVTPTGVGEGLSNHIDASPHDAGTAYLAFRRDRRGEYTPYAFRTTDYGKTWTKITTGLRDGEPVRSVRADPARAGLLYAATETGVYISFDDGGLWQPFSQNLPVTPVTDLVVRHDNLYASTEGRAFWILDDLSAVRQLADSIVRKPVHLFAPRQALQVPGANPPVRDAGRNAPAGASVYYHFATVPDSNATLTIDFLDARGAVMRSYSSKAPAGAAAAASGGRRSGPPSNRLALKAGLNAMQWDLRADAPTQLEGISLFGGPNGGALVTPGRYTARLTYGKIVESQTFDVLPDPRRSSDPADVAARDSLSRAIVARVKEIHESVLRLRDIKEQVQKIVERTKDVEQAATISDKGKGIAGKVDAVDPKLTTKSRNGQDIINYRNGINAQYVFLLGNLEGNDVVTQPMRDRFADLEQLWKALKADVDAIEQQDVPAFNKLLQDAKVPGVIVPAPKPKIAM; translated from the coding sequence ATGCGCGCCCGGCTCCCTTGGCTCCCCTGGATCCCCCTCTCGCTCCTGCTCGCCCTCCCGCTGGGCGCGCAACGCCCCAAGACCCCCTCCGTCGCGCCGGCCGCGGCGGTGGCCTTCGACTCCTCGGCGTTCCGCGCCCTGCAGTGGCGGAACATCGGTCCGTTCCGCGGCGGCCGAGCGGTTGCGGTGACGGGGGTGACGGGGCAGCCGTTCACCTACTACGCCGGCTACACGGGCGGCGGTGTCTGGAAGACGGACGACGCGGGGCTGAGCTGGCGGAACATCTCCGACGGCTACTTCAAGACGAGTTCCATTGGCGCCATCACGGTCGCCGAGTCCGATCCGAATGTCGTGTATGTGGGCACGGGCGAGCATGCCGTGCGCGGCCAGTCGTCGTCGTTCGGCGACGGCGTCTACAAGTCTACCGATGCGGGCAAGACGTGGGTGCGCATTGGGCTCGAGAAGACGAAGCAGATCTCCAACATCCGCGTGCACCCCAGGAATGCCGACCTCGTCTACGTCGCGGCGCAGGGTGAACGGTGGACCGGGACGCCCGATCGCGGCGTCTACCGGTCGAGCGACGGCGGCAAGACCTGGTCGCTGGTGCTGAAGGGCGAGAATGCGACGAGTGGCGCCAGCGCGCTCTCCATGGATCCCACCAATCCGCGCGTGCTGTACGCCGCGTTCTGGGACCATCAGCGCCTGCCGTGGATGGTGCGTTCAGGCGGCCCCGGGAGTGGCATCTGGAAGAGCACCGACGGGGGCGACACGTGGACGCGCCTCACCGACGGGCTGCCGAAACTGATGGGGAAGATTGGCGTCGACGTCTCGCCGGCCAATCCGGAGCGCGTCTACGCGATCGTCGAAGCGGAGAAGGGCGGGCTGTACCGGTCGGACGACGCCGGCAAGACGTGGCGCCTACTGAGCGAGGACCGCCTGATTCAGACGCGGTCGTGGTACTACATGAACATCACCGCCGATCCCAGGAATGCCGACGTCGTCTGGGTGATGAACGCGCCGGTCATGCGCTCCATCGACGGCGGCCGCACCTTCGCGACGGTCGAAGCCAAACACGGCGACAATCACCAGCTGTGGATCAACCCGTCCGATTCGCGCTACGTGATCAACGCCAACGACGGCGGCGCGTCGATTTCCCTCGATGGCGGCAAGAGCTGGAGCACGCAGGACAACCAGCCGACCGCGCAGTTCTATCACGTGGCGGTGGACGACGTCTATCCGTACCGCCTGTACGCCGGCCAGCAGGACAATTCGTCGGTGATCATCAAGAGTCGCACCGACGGCGGGTCCATCGGCGCCGACGACTGGCAGTCGGGCCCCGGCTGCGAGAGCGCCAACGTGGGCGTCGATCGCAAGAACCCGCGCTACGTCTATGGCGGCTGCTATCAGGGCATCATCGACGAGCTCGATATGCAGACGGGGCTGCCGCGCGAGATCATGCCGTATCCGGCGCTCAACCTCACCGAGCCGTCCGACCAGACGCGCTATCGCTATAACTGGACGGCGCCGATTGTCGTCTCGCAGCACGACGGGCGCGTCGTCTATCACGGCGGCAACGTGCTGTTCAAGACGAGCGACCGCGGCCGGCACTGGGCGCCGATCTCGCCCGATCTCACCCGCAATGACAAGGCCACGCAGGGATTCGGCGGCGGCCCCATCACCAACGAGGGCGCGGGCGGCGAGATCTACAACACTATCGTGACGATCAGCGAGTCGCCCCGGGATGCCAGCGTCCTCTGGGTCGGCACCGACGACGGGCTGGTGCAGGTGACGCGAGATGGCGGGAAGTCGTGGACGAATGTGACGCCCACCGGCGTCGGCGAAGGACTGTCGAATCACATCGACGCCTCACCGCACGACGCGGGGACCGCGTACCTCGCCTTCCGTCGTGACCGCCGTGGCGAGTACACGCCCTACGCCTTCCGGACGACGGACTACGGCAAGACGTGGACGAAGATCACCACGGGCCTGCGCGACGGCGAGCCGGTGCGCAGCGTGCGCGCCGATCCGGCGCGTGCCGGGTTGCTCTATGCCGCCACCGAAACGGGCGTCTACATCTCGTTCGACGACGGCGGCCTCTGGCAGCCGTTCTCGCAGAACCTCCCGGTCACGCCGGTCACCGACCTGGTGGTCCGCCACGACAACCTGTACGCGAGCACCGAGGGGCGTGCGTTCTGGATTCTCGATGATCTCAGCGCCGTGCGGCAGCTCGCGGACAGCATCGTCAGGAAACCGGTGCACCTCTTCGCGCCACGGCAGGCGCTGCAGGTGCCCGGCGCTAATCCGCCGGTGCGCGATGCCGGACGTAACGCGCCGGCCGGGGCAAGCGTCTACTACCATTTCGCGACCGTTCCTGACTCGAACGCGACGCTGACCATCGACTTTCTCGACGCGCGCGGCGCGGTGATGCGCAGCTACTCGTCCAAGGCACCCGCCGGCGCTGCGGCGGCGGCCAGCGGCGGTCGTCGCAGCGGCCCGCCGTCGAATCGCCTGGCGTTGAAAGCCGGTCTCAACGCGATGCAGTGGGACCTGCGCGCCGATGCGCCGACACAACTCGAGGGGATCTCCCTCTTTGGTGGTCCGAACGGCGGCGCGCTCGTCACGCCGGGGCGCTACACGGCGCGGCTGACCTACGGCAAGATCGTCGAGTCACAGACATTCGACGTGCTCCCCGATCCGCGGCGCTCGTCCGATCCAGCGGACGTCGCCGCGCGCGATTCGCTGTCGCGGGCCATCGTCGCGCGGGTGAAGGAAATTCACGAATCGGTGCTGCGCCTGCGCGACATCAAGGAGCAGGTGCAGAAGATCGTCGAGCGCACCAAGGACGTCGAGCAGGCCGCGACGATCTCGGACAAGGGGAAGGGGATCGCGGGGAAGGTGGACGCGGTCGACCCGAAGCTTACCACCAAGTCGCGCAACGGGCAGGACATCATCAACTATCGCAACGGCATCAACGCGCAGTACGTCTTCCTCCTCGGCAATCTCGAGGGGAACGACGTGGTGACGCAGCCGATGCGCGACCGGTTCGCCGACCTCGAACAGCTGTGGAAGGCGCTGAAAGCCGACGTCGACGCCATCGAGCAGCAGGACGTGCCGGCGTTCAACAAGTTACTGCAGGACGCCAAGGTGCCGGGGGTGATTGTGCCGGCGCCGAAACCGAAGATTGCGATGTGA
- a CDS encoding glycoside hydrolase family 97 protein, protein MAQKASRAAAPLTVTSPNGALSVTVGVGEQLTWAVTLRGKTILKPSRLGITLADGQVLGAKPVVKATSTSAVDDVLRPVVRVKRAEVRDHYNARRIDFAGGYALLIRAYDDGVAYRFVTALPGDITVVNEDATFAWAGDHLTYFPEETSFQSHQERQYKQVKVSEIGKRFSSLPAMIVLPDGVKAVITEADLFDYPGMDLTGDTAALTLRGLFPAYPKKVELRRDRDEVVTEREGYIAKTTGTRAFPWRALVIAEHDETLLDTDLVYRLASETTMTDTGWIWPGLVAWDWWNANNIYGVPFRAGVNTETYKHYIDFAAENGIPYIILDEGWYPLGNLLATVPAIDMEAIAEHARAKHVGLVMWVIWKTLDLQLQPALDQFEKWGVKGIKVDFMQREDQWMVNFYERVAKEAAKRHLLVDFHGAYKPTGLYRTHPNVVTSEGVLGLEQSKWSELASPENAVTFPFMRMLAGPVDYTPGAMINATKADFKPVWARPMSQGTRCQQLAMYVVYESPLQMLADSPSNYRKEPETLAFLSRVPTVWDETKVLSAKVGEYIVVARRSGADWYLGALTNWTARAVDIDLAWLGAGAFTAEVFRDGPNADRAGVDYEHAELRLSASDKLTLRLAPGGGFAARISPR, encoded by the coding sequence ATGGCGCAAAAGGCAAGCCGCGCGGCGGCACCGCTCACCGTCACCTCGCCGAACGGAGCGCTCAGCGTCACGGTCGGCGTGGGCGAGCAGCTCACCTGGGCCGTCACGCTGCGCGGCAAGACCATCCTCAAGCCGTCGCGCCTCGGCATCACGCTCGCGGACGGACAGGTGCTCGGCGCCAAGCCCGTCGTCAAGGCAACCAGTACCTCGGCCGTCGATGACGTTCTGCGTCCGGTTGTGCGTGTGAAGCGCGCCGAGGTGCGCGATCACTACAATGCGCGGCGCATCGACTTCGCCGGCGGCTATGCGCTGCTCATTCGCGCGTACGACGATGGCGTGGCGTATCGCTTCGTCACGGCGCTGCCGGGCGACATTACCGTGGTGAACGAGGACGCGACCTTCGCCTGGGCCGGCGACCACCTGACGTACTTCCCGGAAGAGACCAGCTTCCAGTCGCACCAGGAACGGCAGTACAAGCAGGTGAAGGTGAGCGAGATCGGCAAGCGCTTCTCGTCACTTCCCGCGATGATCGTGCTCCCCGACGGCGTGAAGGCGGTGATCACCGAAGCCGACCTGTTCGACTATCCCGGCATGGATCTCACCGGCGACACCGCCGCGCTGACGCTGCGCGGCCTCTTCCCAGCGTATCCCAAGAAGGTCGAGCTCCGCCGCGACCGCGACGAAGTCGTGACCGAGCGCGAAGGCTACATCGCCAAGACCACGGGGACGCGCGCCTTCCCGTGGCGGGCGCTGGTGATCGCGGAGCACGACGAGACGCTGCTCGACACGGACCTCGTCTATCGCCTCGCCTCCGAGACGACGATGACCGACACCGGCTGGATCTGGCCGGGGCTCGTCGCGTGGGACTGGTGGAACGCCAACAACATCTACGGCGTGCCGTTCCGCGCCGGCGTGAACACCGAGACGTACAAGCATTACATCGATTTTGCCGCCGAGAACGGCATTCCCTACATCATCCTCGACGAAGGGTGGTATCCGCTTGGGAACCTGCTCGCGACGGTGCCGGCCATCGACATGGAGGCGATCGCCGAGCATGCCAGGGCGAAACACGTCGGCCTAGTGATGTGGGTCATCTGGAAGACGCTCGACCTGCAGCTGCAGCCGGCGCTCGACCAGTTCGAGAAGTGGGGCGTGAAGGGGATCAAGGTCGACTTCATGCAGCGCGAGGATCAGTGGATGGTCAACTTCTACGAGCGGGTGGCGAAGGAGGCCGCCAAGCGGCACCTGCTCGTCGACTTCCACGGCGCATACAAGCCGACGGGACTCTATCGCACGCATCCGAACGTCGTGACCAGCGAAGGCGTGCTTGGCCTCGAGCAGAGCAAGTGGAGCGAGCTCGCCTCACCCGAGAACGCGGTCACGTTCCCGTTCATGCGCATGCTGGCCGGCCCGGTGGATTACACGCCGGGCGCGATGATCAACGCCACCAAGGCCGACTTCAAGCCGGTCTGGGCCCGGCCGATGAGCCAGGGAACCCGCTGCCAGCAGCTGGCGATGTACGTCGTCTATGAGAGTCCGCTGCAGATGCTCGCGGACTCGCCGTCGAACTACCGCAAGGAGCCGGAGACGTTGGCCTTCCTTTCGCGAGTGCCGACGGTGTGGGACGAGACAAAGGTGCTGAGTGCCAAGGTGGGCGAATACATCGTGGTGGCCCGGCGCTCGGGCGCCGACTGGTACCTCGGTGCGCTCACGAATTGGACGGCGCGGGCCGTGGACATCGACCTCGCCTGGCTTGGCGCCGGCGCCTTCACGGCCGAGGTGTTCCGCGATGGACCGAACGCCGACCGTGCCGGCGTGGACTACGAGCACGCGGAGCTGCGGCTCTCGGCGAGCGACAAGCTGACGCTGCGGCTCGCCCCCGGCGGCGGCTTCGCGGCGCGCATCTCGCCGCGGTAG
- a CDS encoding DSD1 family PLP-dependent enzyme, whose translation MTPPPPAIIGQPLSTVDTPALILDLDAFERNVARMADMLHGTGVRLRPHAKSHKCAEIAKRQMAAGAVGVCCQKVSEAEALVDGGVPDVLISNEIVGTEKLDRVCALARRAKLGICVDSAAHVSALAAAAARAGVRLDTLVEVNVGGNRCGVEPGAPALALAQLIAQSDHLRFAGLQAYQGSAQHIRAVADRRAAIAGAVERVRVSRELIVGHGIPCDTVTGAGTGSFPLELESGVFDELQPGSYIFMDVDYGRNTFSDAWPPFEHSLFIWTTVMSRPDAPRAVVDAGLKAMSFDSGMPGVWRWPGVEYVNESDEHGVLAIAAGAKGPVLRDKLLLVPGHCDPTVNLHDWFVGVRRGVVEALWPVSARGAIR comes from the coding sequence GTGACCCCGCCACCTCCAGCGATCATTGGCCAGCCCCTCTCCACCGTCGACACTCCCGCGCTCATCCTCGACCTCGACGCGTTCGAGCGAAACGTGGCGCGCATGGCGGACATGCTGCATGGCACCGGCGTCCGGCTGCGCCCGCACGCGAAGAGTCACAAGTGCGCGGAGATCGCCAAGCGCCAGATGGCGGCTGGCGCGGTCGGGGTCTGCTGCCAGAAGGTGAGTGAGGCCGAGGCGCTGGTGGATGGGGGCGTCCCGGATGTGCTGATCTCCAACGAGATCGTCGGCACCGAGAAGCTCGATCGCGTCTGCGCGCTCGCGCGCCGGGCGAAGCTCGGCATTTGCGTGGATTCCGCGGCGCACGTTTCCGCACTGGCGGCCGCCGCGGCTCGCGCCGGCGTGCGCCTCGACACGCTGGTGGAAGTGAACGTGGGCGGCAATCGATGCGGCGTGGAGCCGGGCGCGCCCGCGCTCGCGCTGGCGCAGTTGATCGCGCAGTCCGATCATTTGCGCTTCGCCGGGCTGCAGGCCTATCAGGGGAGTGCGCAACATATCCGGGCCGTCGCCGACCGCCGCGCCGCCATTGCCGGCGCCGTGGAGCGGGTGCGCGTGTCGCGCGAGCTGATCGTCGGGCACGGCATTCCGTGCGACACCGTCACCGGGGCCGGCACCGGGAGCTTTCCGCTGGAGCTGGAGAGCGGCGTCTTCGACGAACTCCAGCCGGGCTCGTACATCTTCATGGACGTGGACTACGGCCGCAACACCTTCAGCGACGCGTGGCCGCCGTTCGAGCACAGCCTCTTCATCTGGACCACCGTGATGAGCCGACCCGACGCGCCGCGCGCGGTGGTGGATGCCGGCCTCAAGGCGATGTCCTTCGATTCGGGAATGCCGGGCGTCTGGCGGTGGCCGGGCGTCGAGTACGTGAATGAGTCCGACGAGCACGGCGTGCTCGCCATTGCCGCGGGCGCCAAGGGACCGGTGCTCCGCGACAAGCTGCTACTGGTGCCGGGACACTGCGACCCCACCGTCAACCTGCACGACTGGTTCGTCGGTGTGCGGCGCGGCGTGGTTGAGGCGCTGTGGCCGGTCAGCGCGCGCGGCGCGATCCGCTGA